In Ostrea edulis chromosome 4, xbOstEdul1.1, whole genome shotgun sequence, a single window of DNA contains:
- the LOC125669334 gene encoding multiple epidermal growth factor-like domains protein 11, with product MHTLVFLIHVAVELISSSGYQIISQKKETKQASEKYGCQGAEICYLFQSSNAVDGDINTCTRTKEIGSSYTVKWTWWYVDLEKVLNIYSIRIQFKDYGEQYVMRQRGRFVGFSLYISNTTIKENGYLCYKNGQELPTLDFSTTCVKHGRYVIFYNERLDGTAYSTGYETNIVYTELCEVNVTGCKESGVCGYNCDLPCPNNCQELRCDIVNGTCWGCTAGWVGEFCNTSCPAGHYGLQCGFSCTGHCRDNLSCNHTTGQCDYGCGKGWTGIHCNTQCPAESYGPDCVYNCSGQCLSYLPCNRTTGRCDGGCNPGCTGELCEKECPQETYGPNCLYICGERCLSDLPCNSTTGIHDGCCNSGYTGEPIDKEAPNAEHGTPDAYISAFSISLVINVVLVVVIVILLR from the exons ATGCATACACTTGTCTTCCTCATACATGTAGCAGTGGAATTGATTTCGTCATCTGGATACC AAATCATATCTCAGAAAAAGGAGACCAAGCAGGCTAGTGAAAAATACGGCTGCCAAGGAGCTGAAATATGTTACTTATTCCAATCTAGTAATGCTGTAGATGGAGATATCAACACATGTACAAGGACGAAAGAAATAGGATCAAGTTATACAGTTAAATGGACATGGTGGtatgttgaccttgagaaagtACTCAACATCTACAGCATCAGAATACAGTTCAAAGACTATGGAGAACAATATG TAATGAGACAAAGAGGACGTTTTGTTGGTTTCTCACtctatatttcaaatacaactATAAAAGAGAATGGGTATCTATGTTACAAGAACGGACAGGAGTTACCGACCTTGGATTTCAGTACAACTTGTGTTAAACATGGACGTTACGTTATATTCTACAATGAAAGACTTGACGGAACAGCTTATTCTACCGGATATGAAACAAATATAGTTTACACTGAATTATGTGAAGTAAATGTAACAG GTTGTAAAGAATCAGGCGTGTGTGGATATAACTGTGATCTACCCTGTCCAAACAACTGTCAGGAATTAAGATGTGACATTGTCAACGGTACATGTTGGGGTTGTACTGCAGGATGGGTGGGAGAATTTTGTAACACGT catgtccagctggacattACGGTCTGCAGTGTGGATTTTCGTGTACTGGACACTGCAGAGACAACCTCTCCTGTAATCACACCACAGGACAATGTGACTATGGGTGTGGTAAAGGATGGACAGGAATACATTGCAACACAC aGTGTCCTGCAGAATCATACGGTCCTGATTGTGTGTATAACTGTAGTGGACAGTGTCTGAGTTACCTCCCATGTAACAGAACAACAGGAAGATGTGACGGAGGCTGTAATCCAGGATGTACCGGAGAACTCTGTGAGAAAG AGTGTCCTCAAGAAACATATGGTCCAAATTGTCTGTATATCTGTGGTGAACGTTGTCTTAGTGACTTACCTTGTAACTCGACAACAGGAATACATGATGGTTGTTGTAATTCAGGATATACCGGGGAACCCATTGACAAAG AGGCACCTAATGCCGAACATGGTACTCCAGATGCATATATCTCTGCCTTTTCTATATCACTGGTCATTAACGTCGTGCTTGTTGTTGTCATTGTCATATTATTGaggtaa
- the LOC125669341 gene encoding uncharacterized protein LOC125669341 isoform X1: MPIYISYITDGLRLFNILKIFYRYALNLRIKVLCIVQSSLMWMSDASMPIMGQYKCRSSYDSKFSKADIRRQIKLFNVKYASSWIKHPKSAQSKFTTTMEELTASSFRRATGHFQQPLKFLIEVKFPFSARTMTIKEACANVGISFLNVMQGMVRCTSKQNLNIGIRFKDNIT; this comes from the exons ATGCCTATCTATATCAGTTACATCACAGATGGGTtaagattgtttaatattttaaaaatattttatagatatgccTTGAATCTGAGGATAAAGGTGTTGTGCATTGTGCAGTCATCATTAATGTGGATGTCTGATGCCAGTATGCCCATAATGGGGCAGTATAAGTGTCGATCTTCATATGACAGCAAATTTTCAAAGGCAG atataagaaggcaaataaaactgttcaatgtaaaatacGCCAGTAGTTGGATAAAACATCCAAAGTCGGCACAGTCaaagtttacaacaacaatGGAGGAATTAACTGCATCCTCATTCCGCAGGGCAACAGGCCATTTTCAGCAACCCCTGAAATTCTTAATTGAGGTTAAGTTCCCATTTTCAGCTcgaacaatgacaattaaagaggCCTGTGCAAATGTTGGGATTTCCTTCTTG AATGTGATGCAAGGGATGGTTCGCTGCAcctcaaaacaaaatttgaatatcggCATCAGATTCAAGGACAACATCACCTGA
- the LOC125669341 gene encoding uncharacterized protein LOC125669341 isoform X2: protein MWMSDASMPIMGQYKCRSSYDSKFSKADIRRQIKLFNVKYASSWIKHPKSAQSKFTTTMEELTASSFRRATGHFQQPLKFLIEVKFPFSARTMTIKEACANVGISFLNVMQGMVRCTSKQNLNIGIRFKDNIT, encoded by the exons ATGTGGATGTCTGATGCCAGTATGCCCATAATGGGGCAGTATAAGTGTCGATCTTCATATGACAGCAAATTTTCAAAGGCAG atataagaaggcaaataaaactgttcaatgtaaaatacGCCAGTAGTTGGATAAAACATCCAAAGTCGGCACAGTCaaagtttacaacaacaatGGAGGAATTAACTGCATCCTCATTCCGCAGGGCAACAGGCCATTTTCAGCAACCCCTGAAATTCTTAATTGAGGTTAAGTTCCCATTTTCAGCTcgaacaatgacaattaaagaggCCTGTGCAAATGTTGGGATTTCCTTCTTG AATGTGATGCAAGGGATGGTTCGCTGCAcctcaaaacaaaatttgaatatcggCATCAGATTCAAGGACAACATCACCTGA